The Natranaeroarchaeum aerophilus DNA segment CGGGAGGATCTGGTCGCACAGGTCGCCGACCGGGATCCGGAGCTCGGCCAGGAGGTGAAGTCGCTGGCCGAGATCGCCATCCAGCTCAACGGGGCGGTCGACGAACTCGAGGGGGCCCTCGAAGCGACACAGGACGAACTGGCCGAAACCGAGTCGGAACTGGCGGACGCTCGGGCGGACCTCGACGAGCGCGAGGCAACAATCGACGATCTGGAGGAGCGTCTCAAACAGAAGCAAGCGGAGTTCCAGAACTACAAGCAGCGTCAGGAGCGCGAGAAAGAGCGGATCAAAGAGCGTGCCGCCGAGGACCTCGTCGAGCGGCTTGTCGAGGTACGGGACAATCTGCTCCGGGCCGCGGATCAGGATCACGACAACGTCGAGAGCATCCGCGAGGGTGTCGAGATGACGCTCAAATCGTTCGATCGGATCCTCGAAGACGAGAACGTCTCGCCGATCGAACCGGAGCCCGGCGCGGACGTCGACCCGAAGACACACGAGGTGATGATGCGGGTCGACAGCGACGAGCCGGAAGGCACGGTCGCGGAACTGTACCGCCCCGGCTACGAGATCGCCGACAAACTGATCCAGTCCGCACAGGTCACCGTCAGCACCGGCGCTGAAGTCGAAGACGAGGAGACGACGGAGGATGGCGAAGCCGACGAGGACGATGCCGAGATGGAACCCGACGACGGAGTGTCTGAAGCGGACGAGGAAGACGTCGACTCAGAGGAGTCCGAAACTGGCGACGAAGACACCGAACACGAGGGAGACGAACACGACGTCGGAGACGGTGAGGACGTCCCAGAGAAGTCCGACGCTGCGGAAGCGGCTGACTCCGATGATAGCGAGGTCGACGAAGAAGGCACCGACACCAAGGAGGACGAAACTGACGACGAAGACGCTGGTACCGACGATGAGGACGAAGCCGGAGAGGGAGACGAACACGAGTCCGGGGACGATGACGACCCAGAGGAGACCGAAGCAGCGGAAGACACTGGTTCCGGAGAAGCCGAAGCAGCGGAAGAGAGCGACCACGGGGAGACTAAAGCTGATGAAGACGCCGACTCCGAGGAGGGCAACACTGGCGACGAAGCCGACGAGGAGGGAGCCAACACTGAGGATTCCGACCCCGACGAGGAAACAACGGATCACGCCGAAGGGAACGACGCCCAGGGGAAAGACACCGACGCCGAGACTGCCGATGCGGATGAGAAGGATGACGGTACCGAGGTCGATGAGGATGACAAACCGACCGAACAGGACGCGGACGAAGACGCCGGAAAAGACGACAACGCCGAGTGAGACAGCGTCGTCGGCCGATCTGCACCCACCAATATCAATAAAAAGGCCGAAGCGGCGGTCGGAGAAACCCGGGTAATGTAGTCGCTGGCGTTGGTTTTAATTCGCTCGCATATCGGTGTGTAGAAAGGTTTATACGGAACAGCCTACAATCCTCTTGCAAGATGGCCAGTAACAAGATTCTCGGTATCGACCTTGGTACGACGAACAGCGCGTTTGCCGTCATGGAAGGTGGAGACCCCGAAATCATTGTCAACGGGGAAGGGGAACGAACAACGCCTTCCGCAGTCTCTTTCACCGAAGACGGCGAGCGACTCGTCGGCAAACCGGCGAAGAACCAGGCGATCCAGAACCCCGAGCGGACGATCGAATCCATCAAGCGCCACATGGGCGAAGAGGACTACACCGTCCAGATCGACGACGAGGAGTATACGCCCGAACAGGTCTCGGCGATGATCCTCCAGAAGATCAAACACGACGCCGAGGAGTATCTCGGCGACGAGCTTGAAAAGGCCGTCATCACGGTCCCGGCGTACTTCAGCGACCGCCAGCGTCAGGCGACCAAGGACGCCGGCGAGATCGCCGGCTTCGAGGTCGAACGCATCGTCAACGAGCCGACCGCGGCGTCGATGGCGTATGGAATCGACGAGGACCAGGACCAGACCGTACTCGTCTACGACCTCGGTGGCGGGACGTTCGACGTTTCCATCCTCGACCTCGGCGGAGGCGTCTACGAGGTCGTCGCCACGAACGGGGACAACGACCTCGGCGGTGACGACTGGGACCACGCGATTATCGACTGGCTGGCCGAGGAGTTCGAGAACCAGCACGGGATCGATCTCACCGAGGACCGACAGGCGCTCCAGCGGCTGAAAGACGCCGCCGAGGAGGCCAAGATTGAACTCTCCTCGCGCAAGGAAACCGATATCAATCTCCCGTTCATCACGGCGACCGACAGTGGCCCGGTACACCTCGAAGAGAGTCTCACACGTGCCAAGTTCGAGTCGCTGACCGCGGATCTGGTCGAGCGAACGGTCGAGCCGACCGAGCAGGCGCTCGAAGACGCTGGCAAAGAAAAAGACGACATCGACGAAGTGCTCATGGTCGGTGGCTCCACGCGGATGCCACAGGTCCAGGAGAAAGTCGAGGAGATGACCGGCAAGGAGCCGAAAAAGAACGTCAACCCCGACGAGGCCGTCGCGCTCGGCGCGGCGATCCAGGGTGGCGTGCTCGGGGGCGAGGTCGACGATATCGTCCTGCTCGACGTCACGCCGCTCTCGCTCGGTATCGAAGTCAAAGGTGGCCTCTTCGAGCGACTCATCGAGAAGAATACGACGATCCCGACCGAGGAGTCGAAGATTTTCACCACTGCCGCGGACAACCAGACCTCCGTGCAGGTCCGTGTCTTCCAGGGTGAACGCGAGATTGCCGACGAGAACGAGATGCTCGGCGAGTTCCACCTGACCGGAATCCCGCCAGCCCCGGCCGGAACGCCCCAGATCGAGGTCGGCTTCAGCATCGACGAGAACGGCATCGTCAACGTGCAGGCCGAGGACAAAGGCTCCGGTAACGCCGAGGAGATCACCATCGAGGGCGGCGCTGGCCTCTCCGACGCGGAGATCGAAGAGATGCAACAGGAGGCCGCACAGCACGCCGAGGAGGATCAGGAACGCCGCGAACGCATTGAAGCGCGTAACGCCGCCGAGGAGTCGATCCAGCGAGCGAACACGCTCCTCGAAGAGAACGGAGAAGAGCTCGACGAGGCGCTGGTCGAGGATATCGAGGCCGAGATCGAGAACGTCGAGGCGGCGCTCGAAGACGAAGACGCTGGCAAAGAGGAGTACGAGGAGGCCACCGAGAGCCTGAGCGACGCGCTGCAGGAGATCGGCAAACAGATGTACCAGCAGGAAGCCCAGGCCGGTGCCGCGGGCGCTGGCGGCATGGGCGGTGGCCCAGCGGGCGGTCCCGGCGGCGCTGCAGGTCCGGGGCCTGACGCCGAGGGCGACGAGTTCGTCGACGCCGACTTCGAGGACGTTGACGAGAACGACGACAAATAGTCGTCGTTCTCGTTCGCCAATCAGAACCGCTGCGCGGTTCTGATGACGTCGAAGAAGACGACGAGCAGTAGCGAGGAGTCTTCTTCGGCTCGGAAGACGAGCGAAGCGAACGTTTTCAGTTGGACGAGAACGACGACGAGCAGTAGCGAGTCTCTCTTGCACGGGCAGATTCCTGTCGTCGCCATTGCGTCGGATCCACAATTGAGGGGGGTGCCCTCTCGCAGTCTTTATAAAAACAGGTCACGAACAAACAGGTATGAAAAACGTTGACGATCTTATCGAGAGTGCCGCCCAGCTCGCTGACCGGGGGCTTGCAAAAGGCGAGATTGCGGACGAATTGAACGTCTCGCGGGAGACGGCGAGCTGGCTGGTCGAGCGCAGCGGTGCAGGATCGGAGACCGCCGACGTGTCGGCCCCGACGCGGGCGACCGGTGGCCCGGCCGACATCCACGTCGACTGGAGCGCGATCGGCCGTGACAGCAACCGCCTCACGCACATGGGTGCGGCCATGGCCGATATGCTCGGGAAACATGGTGACGATGTCGATCTCACCATCGGCATCGAGAAGGCAGGTGCCCCGCTCGCGACGACGGTCGCGGCCGAACTCGATACCGACCTCGGCACGTACGCACCGCGCAAACACCAGTGGGAAGAGGGAGATATCGAAGATCTGGGAGGGACGTTCTCGCGGAACTTCGCGCAGATCCGCGACCGGGAGTGTTACATCGTCGACGACACGATTACCAGCGGAACGACGATGCGGGAGACCGTCGAAGCGATCGAAAAGGAAGGCGGTGAGCCGGTTGCCTGTATCGTGCTTGCGGACAAGCAAGGTATCGACGAGATTGAAGGAATCCCGGTCTACTCGCTGTTGAAAGTCATCAGTGTCGGCGAGGAGTGAGCCTCACCCCGTTTCCATCTCTTCGACAGTCACCATCAGTTTGGTACCAGTACTATCGGTACCGGAGAACGTCCCGGTAAGCCGGAGTCCGGAAACGGGCATGGGGCCGATCGTGATCCGGTCGCCCTGATCGAACGTTTCGACCCCGCCGGTCACCTGTAGCTCTGCTCGACAGGTAGTTGGATGGTAGACGGTAGACATGCCGATGCGGATAACGCTTGCATCTTCGACTGGGTCACCGTTCCTGAATACGGGGACAGTTGTACCTTGCTCTGGGGATTCCATTCCAAGGATCTCCAGTACTTTTGCGGTCGGCTCGTAGCCGCCGTTCGGACCTGGCACCCCATCGACCAGATCAAGGCGTTTCAGGCTCTGCATCTGGTTTCTCACCGTACCTGCACACCGTCCGATTCGTTCCCCAATCTCCTTTCCTTTCACTGGCTCGCCATGCTGGTGATACTGGCGAGCCAACTCCTGCAGGACAGTCTCCTGGCTCGTAGTGAGTTCAATTGACTCCGAGCTTCGGCTATCTTTCGGATCAAGTACAGACATGCCACCACCTTCGACCGGTCATGCGCTGCTCTGTGTAGTCGGGAGACTGGACAGCATCGTCCGGATCGGTGGGGCCCAATCCGAGCAGTGGACTCTGTTGCACAGTGCAGCAATTGTACTGATTGTCAGTGAGGATTGGGGCACATATACTAGCGCTTTATATACGATGCACTGGCGCAGTCTTCTGCGGGCTACCGCGCGTCTTCGACTGCAGCAACGAGCGCTTCCGCGTTCTCGGTGAGTACGTCGTACTCGCCTGCTTCGATCGCTTCGTCGTCGATCAGCGAGCCCCCAGCGCCGACCGCGCAGGCACCGGCCTCGATAAACTCACCGGCGTTGTCCGGACCGATGCCGCCGGTCGGGACGATCGGGATCTGGCCGAGTGGACCCTTGATACTGCCCAGGTAGCTCGCGCCGAGATCCGAGGCGGGAAACAGCTTCACGAGATCTGCGCCGGTTTCGTAGGCTTCGATCGCTTCGGTGGGAGTGGCGACGCCCGGCGCAACGACCGCACCGTAACGGTTGCAGGTCTCGACGACATCCTCGTGAAAGCTCGGGCAGACGACGAACTCCGCACCGGCGAGGAGGGCAGACCGGGCCGTTTCGGCGTCGAGCACCGTCCCGGCACCGATGAGGACGTCCTCGCGATCCTCGTATGCCGCCGCGAGATCACCGATCATGTCGATCGCGCCCGGCGTGTCGGCGGTGACCTCGAGCGTCGTCACGCCGCCCTCGATCAGGGCCTCGGCCACCTGTTCGACATCCGCTTCGTCGACGCCGCGCAGCACCGCGATTACTCCGCTATCGACTAGCTGTTGCATGTCCTCGTGCGTGGTCATGGCAGGCAGTTCTCGACCTGATGGGATAACTGCTTTTCTTTGCTTCGTCCCCGATTGTTCCTTTCGGTAAGGTGCGAAAGAAGGAAACGAAAGGCCATATAAGCCGTGGGGCCGTAGATACAGGTAACCGAGCGGCCGTCGTACCCCCTCGACACAATCATGTCAACAGACAATTCCAGCCACGTTTATCGGCTCCACTCGACACTGGAACTGCCACTCGAAGACGTCCACGACTTCTTCGACGACCCATCACTGCCCGACGGTATCGATGACGTAGATATCACCCGTCGCAACAATACGCTCATTCTGAAAGCCGTGGCGACCGACAAGTCGCTGAGCAAGTACACGCCGACGGCACAGCTGAAAGCGAGTGTGACCGAAAACCGCGTGTACGAAGAACCCGAAGAGGTACGTCGACGAAAAAGCGGTCCACAGTGGGGCGACGAAGAAGAAGACGAACCCGAGTCCGAACTCGTCGAGTTCGCGGCGTTCAAGGGCGACCGCGAGACCGTTCTGCAGAACACGACCCTGCAGTACGAGATGTTCCAGGTACTCTGTGAGATCGCCAAAGAGTCCGAAAAGGGGACGCTCACTGCGATCACCGAACGGGACGGCGACCTCGAAGCGACGCGAATCGTCGATGGCGACCCCCGCCCGAGTTCGATCGAAGTCGTCGAGGGTGCGGGCGACAACGACTCGAACGGCGGCGGCGTCAACTGGCGGGATAACAAGTTTATTAGCGAGTGAGTGTGCGGTGAACCGCCCCGGGGCCAAACCCCGACGCACTCGGCCTGCTCTGCCTGTCGATTCAGGTGTCGTTATTTCGCGATCGATCTGTGTCTGTTAGGGCCTGTTGAAGCCTTGACATCCTCCCCGCGCTGAAGAGCGAGGCTTTCGCCTCGATGTTCTGTAATTGTGGTTGTCGGGTCGTATATCGGGGCGAAAATGGCACTCAACACTTTTTTCGGCCGGGATTTCGATCCTTCCGAGGCAAACTAATCATCTCCAACAGGTTCTACCTCGGACGACAGAGATCGATAAGTACAGCTCCTCTATATATCACTCCAGAACGAGCACGCACATATTTGTTCTCTCCGGATAAAGTACACTATGAAGCATGAAGAAACTCATCAACGAACCGGAAGATGTCGTCGACGAGATGCTCGACGGAATGGTAGCGGCGTATCCCGACCGACTTCGGCGGCTCGACGATGCCGAAGTGCTCGTCCGGGCGGACGCGCCTGTCGACGGGAAGGTGGGGATCGTCTCGGGCGGGGGGAGCGGTCACGAGCCGACACACGGTGGTTTCATCGGTGACGGAATGCTCGATGGCGCAGCGGCCGGTGAGGTGTTCACGTCGCCGAGTGCGGACCAGCTCGGGTCCATGATCGAAGCGTGTGACGGCGGTGAAGGTGTCCTCGCCGTAGTGAAAAACTACGAGGGCGACGTGATGAACTTCGATACCGCTGCGGAGATGGCCGGGATGGAGGGGGTCGATGTCTCGCAAGTCGTCGTCAACGACGATGTCGCCGTCGAGGACTCGCTGTACACGTCCGGTCGGCGCGGCGTCGCCGGGACGATCCTCGTTCACAAGGCGGCTGGTGCGAAGGCGGCCGAAGGTGCCGACCTCGACGAGGTGACGCGTGTCGCAGAGAAGGTCATCGACAACGTCGCTACGATGGGGACGGCGCTGACCTCCTGTATCACCCCGGACAAGGGTGAGCCGACGTTTGATCTGGGCGAGGACGAGATCGAACTCGGGATCGGTATCCACGGCGAACCGGGCACCGAGCGGACCGACATCATGAGCGCCGACGAGATCACCGAGCATCTCACCGAGAACGTACTGGACGATCTCGACCTGGAGGACGGTCAGGAGGTTGCCACGATCGTCAACGGCATGGGCGGCACGCCGCTGATGGAACTGTTCGTCGTCAACAAACGTCTACAGGAGCTGATCGACGACCACGGACTGGAGACCTGGGACGCGTGGGTGGGCGACTACATGACCTCGCTGGATATGGACGGCGCGTCAATCACCGTCTGTGCGGTCGACGACGAACTCAAAGAGTTGCTGTCAGCGCCAGCGGACACCCCGGGACTGACAGTGACGGAATAGTCGTCGCAAACGCTTTGCGGTCTCCCACCCCCTAGTTCAATATGAATGATACGGATCGACAGCGAGAGGCGGTCGCAGAGGCACTCGAAAACGTTACCGCGCGACTCGACGAAGAGAAGTCACATCTGACGGATCTGGACTCGGCGATCGGCGATGCCGACCACGGGGCAAACATGACCCGAGGGTTCAGAAAGGCAAACGAGAAAGTACAGGATATGGACGAGGCCGATCCCGCAGAGCTGGTGAAGACGATCGGCGTCACGCTCGTCTCGGAGGTCGGCGGCGCGTCCGGTCCGCTCTACGGCGGCTCGATCATGTCTGCAAGCCAGGAGTTCTCCGAGGAGGGGATTACCGCAGAGACTAGCGTCGCCTTCGCCGAGGCGTATCTGGAGAAGGTACAGGATCGCGGCGGCGCGGAGATCGGATCGAAGACGATGGTCGACGCGCTTACGCCTGCCGTCCACACCTACAAGAAGTCGATCGAGACTGACGATCTAGAGCCCCTCGAAGCGCTGGCGAAGGCGGTCGACGCCGCCGAGCGGGGCGTCGAGTTCACCACGCCGATCCGCGCCAGGAAGGGACGGGCGTCCTATCTTGGCTGGCGGTCAGTCGGCCATCAGGACCCCGGTGCAACGTCAACACTGTACATCATGGAGGAGCTGCTCGCCACCGCACAGACGTATCTCAACGGTGAGGTCGAGGCGACTGCCGAAGCCGAGGAAGCACCCGAAGAGATGCCCGACGAGGTAGCGGAGGGCGAGGACGAATGATCGGCCTCGTTGTGGTCTCCCATAGCGCCCGCGCCGCGGAGGGGATCTGTGAGGTTGCCCAGGAGATGGCTGGCGACGCCCGGATCGAACCAGCAGGCGGCGAAGACGACGGGCTCGGTACCGACGCGGGCCGGATTCAGGAAGCGATCGATGCCGCGGACGACGGGGACGGAGTCGTCGTCCTCGTCGATCTTGGAAGCGCGGTAATGAACGCCGAGCTGGCAATCGAGATGAGCGATGCGGAGGTACGAATCGCAGACGCGCCCGTACTGGAGGGTGCTGTCAACGCTGGCGTCGAGACGACCAGCGGAAAAGCGACGCTTGACTCGGTCGTCGAACGGGCCGAAGAGGCGCGCGAGTACCGGAAACTGGACTGATCGGGGGCGGTTGCCGACACGGTGATCTCACTCCGGATCGGATACACTGATACGGCTCGGAGAAAAACGGGGAACCATGACTGATTTTCGCCCACTCCCCGACGCGGATCGCCAGCAGTTCCGTTCAATGCTCCGCTACGCGTTCACCCCGGAACGCGGTCCACTCGATGATGAGGATATCGAGAGTGGGGAGACGGTGTTGTACGATCGGTACGGGCTGTACGACGGTGGGGAGCTCGTTAGCGGCTGTAAACTGTACACGCCGGAGGCACGCATCCGCGATGAGATTACGACGATCGGCGGACTGGGTGCGGTCGCCACGCTCCCCGAGTTCCGGGGGAAAGGCTACGGCCGACAGTTGTGTCTGCAAGTACTCTCCGAGTATCGGAAACGAGGGATCGGGCTCGTGGCACTCTGGCCGTTTTCGACGCCGTTCTACCGACGGATGGGCTGGGGGACGGCCAACAAGGTGGCACGGTATGAACTCCCGCCGCGGGCGCTGCCGATGGCCGATACTGCCGGACGGATGCGACGGATCGACGGCGACGACTGGGAAGAGCTACGAGCGGTCGAGCGCCGAGCCAGTGGGACTCGATCGCTGGCGCTTCGCCGGTCCGAGACCTGGTGGCGCGAGCGGACCCTCGCGAACTGGGACGGTGAGGGCGATCCGTTCTGTTACGGCTACGAGCGGGACGGACAGCTGCAGGGATACCTCGTATATACTGTCGGAGACGACGATGAGCGGACGCTCACGGTCAGCGGGCTCGTCGCAGCAGACGAAGAGGCCTATCGTGCCCTGTTCGACTTCCTCTCGGGTCACGGCGCACAGATCGAGCGGATCGTCGGCGAGCGAGCGCTGGGAACCAACCTGCTTTCGCGAGTCGACGATCCCGCTGCCATCGACTGTACCGTCGAGGCGGGACCGATGGTCCGACTGACCGACGTCGAGGCGCTCGAAGCGATCGAATGGCCTGCGGACGAGGGAGAGTGCACGCTAGCGGTGTCTGATCCGCTCGTCGCGGACAACGAGGGCGTGTTCGAGCTGTCTGTATCAGATGGGCAAGCGAGCATCGACCGCGTCGCCGGCAGCGTGAACGGCCAGTCCGCACAGACGGCCGACGCAAGCGTCGGGATTGGGACGCTCTCCCAGCTGGCCGTCGGTACGTACGGGCCGGATGAGGCCAAGCGTCTCGGTGACTTTCGGATCCTCAACGAGTCAGTTCGGACGCGGCTCGGGGCCGTCTTCGTCCCCCGGTCGGTCGGATTGCGGGAGTTCTTCTAGCGCGTCGCCCCGGCTTTCAGGGTTTGACCAGCACTTTGATCGCTTCGCGCTCGTCCATCGCCCGGTAGCCCTCCGGCACGCCGTCCAGATCAACGGTCTTCGTGAATATCGGCGAAGGATCGAGCGTGCCACCAAGCACGTCGGCCATTAGCTCCTCGGCGTAGGCCCGGACCGGCGCGACGCCACCCTGTAGCGTGATGTTGTCACTGAACAGCGAGAACACGTCGAGGCCTTCGTCGTCGACACCGTGGGGGACGCCGACGTAGCCGACCGTCCCACCGGGGCGACAGACCTCGATCGCGGTGTCCATCGCCGACGCCGCACCCACACATTCCAGCACGTGGTTCGTGCCGCCGTAGGTCAGCTCCTTGGCGCGCTCGACTGCCTCGTCCCCGCGGGCGGCGACCGTCTCGGTCGCACCGAACGCCTCGGCCAGCGCGAGCCGGTCCTCGTGATGGCCCATCGCGACGATCCGTTCGGCACCGAGTCGGCGGGCCGCGAGGACGCCACAGAGCCCGACCGCGCCGTCGCCGATGACGACGCAGGTATCGCCTGCCTCGACGCCCGCACTCACCGCGGCGTGGTGGCCGGTTCCCATCACGTCGGTAAGCGGGAGCAGCGCTTCGAGCGTGTCCTCGTCGTCGGCGTGTCGATCCGGGACCCGGACGAGCGTGCCGTCGGCCTGCGGGACGCGGATCTGCTCTCCCTGACAGCCGCCGTTCTCGCCGCCCCAGGAGTCCCCGTTCGCACAGGAGGTGTGCAGGCCTTTCCGACAGAACTCGCAGTAGCCACAGCTGATGACGAACGGTGCAAAAACTCGGTCGCCGACGTCGACCGAGGTGACGTCCTCGCCGACCGCCTCGACGAGCCCCATCGGTTCGTGGCCGACCCGTGATCCTGCTTCGCGGTCGCTCTCGCCACGGTAGAACCAGAGGTCGGAGCCACAGATCGCCGTGTGTGTCACGCGGACGATCGCATCGGTCGGCGACTCGACTGTGACGTCCGGTACCTCCTCGACAGTGATCTCGCGGGGTTCCTGATAGATAGCTGCGCGCATGCTCGGATGTTGGTGCGGCCAGTGAAAACGGTTTGTTCCGGAGCAAGCTACTGGGTCGACGTGCGCGTGACGATTGGCTACTGCCCGCCAAAGAGTGATGTCCGTCCCGACCCTCACTGGGATATGGACCGGAACGCGATCAGGCGGGCGTGGGACGAGATCGCGAAGACGTACGCGAACCGGCGAAACCCCTCGGGATCGGACGCGCAACTGATCGGCGATTTGGTCGAAGGCTGTTCCGACGATCCGCTGGTCGTCGATATCGGCTGTGGCGACGGCGCGCGGACGCTTGCAAACCTGCCAGCGGACTCCATCGGCGTTGATATCTCCCGGGCGGGGCTCTCACTGGCGACAGAGACCGTCCCGGACGCCCGGCTCGTGCAGGGAGATATGGAGACGCTCCCGATCGAAAAGAGCGTCGCCGACGCGATCACCGCGTACCACGCCGTCTTTCACGTCCCGCGGGGGTCACATCCTGCGGTGTATGAGGAGTTCGCCCGCATCCTCCGGCCCGGTGGGCTGCTCCTGATGACGCTTCCGGCTGGTCGCTTCGAGACGGTACGGCGCGGCTGGATGGACGGGACGATGTTTTTTTCCGCACCGGGGCGAGATCGGACGCTCGATCAGCTTCGGGCGGCGGGCTTCGAGGACGTTCGGACCACGACCGCTGACGATCCGCTTGGAAGTGCGACGGAGTTCGTCTTCGCGACCCGATCGTGACGATGATCGATCCCCCATACTGATGACCCCTCCGGCAATCGATATTTACCGCCGGCGTCGCTATACTGTGTATGGAAACCGCTGTCGTCTGGTTCCGCGACGATCTGCGCGTCGAGGACAACCTGACACTGGCAGATGCTGTGAGCGCAGCCGAAACCGTGGTTCCGCTCTACGTGTTCGATCCGCGCCGTCGCCGAGAAAGCCAGTACGGCCCCGACAAGATGGGAAGCCACAGAGGACAGTTTCGGCGCGAGAGCGTCGACGATCTCCGGGAGTCCCTGCAGGATCGCGGTGGCGAACTGGTTGTCCGCGAGGGACTCGTCGAGGATGTCGTGCCCTCGGTCGTCGAGGGGGTTGACGCCGACGCCGTCTTCGCTCAGACAAAGCCGGCGACCGAGGAGGTCGAGCGCGAGCACGCGGTTCGTGACGCACTCCCCGGGACCGTCGACTTCCAGCGCCGGTTCACGCACACGCTGCACCATCTCAACGACCTTCCGACGCCGTACGATCGTATCGACGATACGTTCACGCCGTGGCGAAAGGAGGTCGAGCAGGGTGCATCGGTACGCGACCCCGTTCCCGCACCCGAACGCGTCTCGACGCCCCAGGTCGACCCCGGGGTGATCCCCTCGCTCGACGACCTCGGCTTCGATACCCCACCCCACGACGACCGCTCCGTGCTTCCGTTTGAGGGCGGGGA contains these protein-coding regions:
- a CDS encoding GNAT family N-acetyltransferase — encoded protein: MTDFRPLPDADRQQFRSMLRYAFTPERGPLDDEDIESGETVLYDRYGLYDGGELVSGCKLYTPEARIRDEITTIGGLGAVATLPEFRGKGYGRQLCLQVLSEYRKRGIGLVALWPFSTPFYRRMGWGTANKVARYELPPRALPMADTAGRMRRIDGDDWEELRAVERRASGTRSLALRRSETWWRERTLANWDGEGDPFCYGYERDGQLQGYLVYTVGDDDERTLTVSGLVAADEEAYRALFDFLSGHGAQIERIVGERALGTNLLSRVDDPAAIDCTVEAGPMVRLTDVEALEAIEWPADEGECTLAVSDPLVADNEGVFELSVSDGQASIDRVAGSVNGQSAQTADASVGIGTLSQLAVGTYGPDEAKRLGDFRILNESVRTRLGAVFVPRSVGLREFF
- a CDS encoding class I SAM-dependent methyltransferase; protein product: MDRNAIRRAWDEIAKTYANRRNPSGSDAQLIGDLVEGCSDDPLVVDIGCGDGARTLANLPADSIGVDISRAGLSLATETVPDARLVQGDMETLPIEKSVADAITAYHAVFHVPRGSHPAVYEEFARILRPGGLLLMTLPAGRFETVRRGWMDGTMFFSAPGRDRTLDQLRAAGFEDVRTTTADDPLGSATEFVFATRS
- a CDS encoding zinc-dependent alcohol dehydrogenase family protein is translated as MRAAIYQEPREITVEEVPDVTVESPTDAIVRVTHTAICGSDLWFYRGESDREAGSRVGHEPMGLVEAVGEDVTSVDVGDRVFAPFVISCGYCEFCRKGLHTSCANGDSWGGENGGCQGEQIRVPQADGTLVRVPDRHADDEDTLEALLPLTDVMGTGHHAAVSAGVEAGDTCVVIGDGAVGLCGVLAARRLGAERIVAMGHHEDRLALAEAFGATETVAARGDEAVERAKELTYGGTNHVLECVGAASAMDTAIEVCRPGGTVGYVGVPHGVDDEGLDVFSLFSDNITLQGGVAPVRAYAEELMADVLGGTLDPSPIFTKTVDLDGVPEGYRAMDEREAIKVLVKP